Proteins encoded in a region of the Vicia villosa cultivar HV-30 ecotype Madison, WI linkage group LG5, Vvil1.0, whole genome shotgun sequence genome:
- the LOC131603040 gene encoding potassium transporter 10-like, translating into MGTRVDSDEDGDNKGSMWELDQKLDQPMDEEAGRLRNMYKEKKFSALLILRLAYQSLGVVYGDLGTSPLYVFYNTFPNGVKHEDEVLGALSLIIYSLTLVPLLKYVFVVLRANDNGQGGTLALYSLLCRHAKIKTIPNQHRTDEELTTYSRSTFHERSFAAKTKRWLEERESWKSAILILVLAGTCMVIGDGILTPAISVLSAVGGIKVNQPDMNSSVVVLVAVVILVGFFSLQHYGTDRVSWLFAPIVLLWFLLIGGIGIFNIWKHGSRVLKAFSPVYIYHYFKRGGKKGWTSLGGIMLSITGTEALFADLAHFPVSAVQLAFTLVVFPCLLLAYSGQAAYLMNNMAHSQDSFYRSIPESIYWPVFVVATAAAIVASQATITATFSIVKQALAHGCFPRVKVVYTSRKFAGQIYIPDINWILMVLCIAVTAGFENQNQIGNAYGTAVVIVMLVTTFLMILIMILVWRCHWILVLAFTCLSLIVEFSYFFSVIFKVDQGGWVPLVIAGAFLVIMYVWHYGTLKRYEFEMHSKVSMAWILGLGPSLGLVRVPGIGLVYTELASGVPPIFSHFITNLPAIHSVVVFVCVKYLPVYTVPEEERFLVKRIGPKNYHIFRCVARYGYKDLHKKDDEFEKKLFDNLSMFVKLESMMEGCSDSDEYSLYGPETELLPRDGLLNNNGSTFSSNVEFTINSIDSIVQVKSPPPNVSNTVRSSGQVSSQTEIDEVEFLNNCRDAGVVHILGNTVVIARRDSNFFKKLAVDYIYAFLRKICRENSVIFNVPHESLLNVGQIFSV; encoded by the exons ATGGGTACAAGAGTAGACTCAGATGAAGATGGGGATAACAAAGGTAGTATGTGGGAACTGGATCAGAAGCTTGACCAACCTATGGATGAGGAAGCAGGAAGACTTAGAAATATGTACAAAGAAAAG AAATTTTCTGCACTGTTGATTCTGCGACTTGCATATCAGAGTCTTGGAGTGGTTTATGGAGATTTGGGCACTTCACCCTTGTATGTTTTCTACAATACATTTCCTAATGGTGTGAAACATGAAGATGAAGTACTTGGAGCTCTTTCTTTGATTATCTACTCTCTTACCTTGGTGCCTCTCCTCAAatatgtttttgttgtgttaagaGCAAATGACAACGGACAAG GTGGAACACTTGCGCTTTATTCCTTGCTTTGCCGACATGCAAAGATAAAAACCATTCCCAATCAGCATCGCACTGATGAAGAACTAACAACATATAGTCGTTCTACCTTCCATGAAAGGTCATTTGCTGCAAAAACTAAAAGATGGTTGGAGGAACGGGAATCATGGAAGAGCGCCATTCTTATTCTTGTTCTTGCTGGCACCTGCATGGTTATTGGAGACGGGATTCTCACCCCGGCTATATCAG TTTTATCAGCCGTTGGTGGCATCAAGGTAAATCAGCCCGACATGAATAGCA GTGTAGTAGTTCTcgttgctgttgtaatattagtTGGATTTTTCAGTTTGCAACATTATGGAACAGACAGAGTTAGTTGGCTCTTTGCTCCAATTGTTCTCCTTTGGTTTCTCCTAATAGGAGGTATCGGTATATTTAATATCTGGAAACATGGAAGCAGGGTTCTTAAAGCTTTTTCTCCTGTGTATATATATCACTATTTCAAAAGAGGCGGAAAAAAAGGATGGACTTCCCTTGGTGGTATCATGCTCAGTATAACAG GGACGGAGGCTCTTTTCGCTGACCTAGCTCATTTTCCAGTCTCAGCTGTACAACTTGCATTTACTCTAGTTGTGTTTCCTTGCCTTCTTTTAGCCTACTCTGGACAAGCTGCATACCTTATGAATAACATGGCTCATTCACAAGATTCCTTTTATCGTTCTATTCCAG AAAGTATATACTGGCCAGTATTTGTTGTTGCAACAGCTGCAGCTATAGTTGCGAGCCAGGCGACAATAACTGCAACTTTTTCGATTGTTAAGCAAGCCCTTGCTCATGGTTGTTTCCCTAGAGTTAAAGTTGTATATACATCAAGAAAATTTGCTGGCCAGATATATATTCCAGATATCAATTGGATCCTTATGGTTCTTTGCATTGCCGTCACGGCTGGTTTCGAAAATCAAAACCAGATTGGAAATGCTTACG GTACTGCAGTTGTGATTGTCATGCTCGTTACGACGTTCCTTATGATTCTAATCATGATATTAGTGTGGCGCTGCCACTGGATTCTTGTACTCGCCTTCACTTGCTTATCGTTGATTGTGGAGTTCTCATACTTCTTCTCTGTAATCTTCAAAGTTGATCAAGGTGGATGGGTTCCACTTGTAATCGCGGGAGCATTTCTTGTCATAATGTATGTCTGGCATTATGGTACACTGAAACGCTACGAGTTCGAAATGCATAGTAAGGTCTCAATGGCATGGATTCTCGGACTCGGCCCAAGTTTAGGACTCGTTCGTGTACCCGGAATTGGATTAGTCTACACAGAACTGGCAAGTGGAGTACCACCAATCTTTTCTCATTTCATCACCAACCTACCAGCCATCCATTCCGTTGTTGTTTTCGTATGCGTTAAATACCTTCCTGTCTACACCGTCCCTGAAGAAGAGAGATTCCTTGTCAAAAGAATCGGACCAAAAAATTACCACATCTTCCGATGTGTTGCACGGTATGGCTATAAAGACCTGCACAAGAAAGACGACGAGTTTGAGAAAAAACTCTTCGATAACCTTTCGATGTTTGTTAAGCTTGAATCTATGATGGAAGGTTGTTCAGATTCAGATGAATACAGTTTATATGGACCAGAAACCGAGTTGTTGCCAAGAGATGGGTTGTTGAATAACAACGGGAGCACGTTTTCTTCGAACGTGGAGTTCACAATCAACTCAATTGATTCAATAGTACAAGTTAAATCACCGCCGCCAAATGTGAGTAATACTGTTAGGTCCTCCGGTCAAGTGAGCAGCCAAACCGAGATCGATGAAGTTGAGTTTTTGAATAACTGCAGGGATGCAGGGGTGGTTCACATATTGGGAAACACAGTTGTAATAGCAAGGAGAGATTCAAATTTCTTCAAGAAATTAGCTGTTGATTATATATATGCATTTCTTAGGAAGATTTGCAGGGAAAATAGTGTGATCTTCAATGTTCCTCATGAGAGTCTCTTAAATGTTGGTCAGATTTTCTCTGTATAG
- the LOC131603042 gene encoding pentatricopeptide repeat-containing protein At2g41080 has product MSAPPPIQFSFMSRFRLPRTAPAIFENPVSSFSSIPFKTHLQNENFSDTKQQFATLCSKGRLKEAFESFVYELWLEPRLFSTLLQSCISTNSVFLGKQLHSLIFTSGCSSDKFINNHVLNLYSKFGELHAAVKLFDRMPRRNIMSCNIMIKAYLEKGNPENAQKLFDEMPERNVATWNAMVTGLTKFGANEESLLLFSRMNVLGFVPDEYSFGSVLRGCAHLRALVGGQQVHAYVVKCGFEFNSVVGCSLAHMYMKAGSLHDGERIIKWMPNCNLVAWNTLMAGKAQNRYFEGVLDHYCMMKMAGFRPDKISFVSVISSCSELATLCQGKQIHAEVIKAGASSVVSVISSLVSMYSKCGSLQGSIKAFYECEERDVVLWSSMIAAYGFHGQGERAIKLFNDMERENLAGNEVTFLSLLYACSHCGLKDKGLGFFDMMVEKYGLKARLEHYTCVVDLLGRSGCLDEAEAMIRSMPVIADAIIWKTLLSACKIHKNEEMARRVAEEVLRIDPQDSASYVILAGIHASAKRWQNVSEVRRAMKDKMVKKEPGISWVEVKNQVHQFCMGDESHPKSMEINQYLEELTSEMKMRGYVPDISSVLHDMDNEEKEYNLTHHSEKIAIAFALLSTPKGEPIRVMKNLRVCGDCHVAIKYISEIKNSEIIVRDSSRFHHFKNGVCSCGDYW; this is encoded by the coding sequence ATGAGTGCTCCCCCGCCAATACAATTTTCATTCATGTCCAGGTTTAGATTACCTCGTACTGCACCCGCCATTTTTGAAAACCCAGTTTCTTCCTTCTCCTCAATTCCCTTCAAAACCCATTTGCAAAATGAAAACTTTTCGGATACCAAACAGCAATTTGCCACTCTGTGTTCCAAAGGGCGCTTAAAAGAAGCATTCGAGAGCTTCGTATATGAGTTATGGTTAGAGCCTCGTTTGTTCTCGACTCTCCTTCAATCATGTATCTCCACAAACTCTGTATTTTTAGGAAAACAGcttcattctttgatatttaCTTCTGGGTGTTCCTCAGACAAGTTCATTAACAATCACGTTCTTAACCTCTACTCGAAATTTGGGGAACTTCATGCTGCGGTTAAACTGTTTGATAGAATGCCGAGAAGGAATATTATGTCGTGTAATATCATGATCAAGGCTTATCTTGAAAAAGGAAACCCTGAGAATGCTCAGAagctgtttgatgaaatgcctgagAGAAATGTTGCCACGTGGAATGCCATGGTTACTGGGTTGACCAAGTTTGGAGCGAATGAGGAGTCTTTGTTGTTGTTTTCGAGGATGAATGTGTTGGGTTTTGTGCCGGATGAGTATTCATTTGGGAGTGTGCTTAGGGGATGTGCGCATTTGAGAGCTTTGGTTGGAGGGCAGCAGGTTCATGCTTATGTTGTGAAATGTGGGTTTGAGTTTAATTCGGTTGTTGGATGCTCTTTGGCTCATATGTATATGAAAGCGGGAAGCTTGCATGATGGGGAGAGAATTATCAAATGGATGCCGAACTGTAATTTGGTTGCTTGGAATACACTTATGGCTGGAAAAGCTCAAAATAGGTACTTTGAGGGAGTTTTGGATCATTACTGTATGATGAAAATGGCAGGATTTAGACCAGATAAGATTAGTTTTGTGAGTGTGATCAGTTCGTGTTCAGAGTTAGCAACCCTTTGTCAAGGGAAGCAGATTCATGCTGAGGTAATTAAAGCCGGAGCAAGTTCTGTAGTTTCTGTAATTAGTTCATTGGTTAGTATGTACTCTAAATGTGGAAGTTTGCAAGGTTCCATCAAAGCTTTTTATGAATGCGAAGAGCGAGATGTTGTATTATGGAGCTCAATGATTGCTGCTTATGGGTTTCATGGTCAAGGGGAAAGAGCCATCAAGCTATTCAATGATATGGAGCGGGAGAATTTGGCGGGAAATGAAGTTACGTTCTTGAGTTTGCTATATGCTTGTAGTCATTGTGGACTGAAGGATAAAGGACTTGGTTTCTTTGATATGATGGTAGAGAAGTATGGACTCAAGGCTAGACTAGAACATTATACTTGTGTGGTTGACCTACTAGGCAGGTCTGGTTGTTTAGACGAGGCAGAGGCTATGATACGATCCATGCCTGTAATAGCAGATGCAATTATATGGAAAACATTATTATCTGCATGTAAAATCCACAAGAATGAAGAAATGGCAAGAAGGGTTGCTGAAGAAGTTCTTAGGATTGATCCTCAAGACTCAGCTTCATATGTTATACTTGCTGGTATTCATGCTTCAGCCAAGAGGTGGCAGAATGTTTCTGAGGTGAGGAGAGCAATGAAAGACAAGATGGTGAAGAAAGAGCCAGGCATAAGTTGGGTAGAAGTGAAGAATCAGGTTCACCAGTTCTGTATGGGTGATGAAAGCCACCCAAAGTCTATGGAGATTAATCAGTATCTAGAAGAATTAACTTCAGAAATGAAAATGCGGGGCTATGTGCCTGATATAAGCTCTGTCTTACATGACATGGACAATGAGGAAAAAGAATACAACTTGACACACCACAGCGAGAAAATAGCTATTGCTTTTGCTTTATTGAGCACCCCAAAGGGGGAGCCAATTCGAGTGATGAAAAACTTGCGGGTTTGCGGTGACTGTCATGTTGCCATCAAGTACATATCAGAGATTAAAAATTCAGAAATTATTGTTCGAGATTCAAGTAGGTTTCACCATTTCAAAAATGGGGTATGTTCTTGTGGAGATTATTGGTAA
- the LOC131605679 gene encoding uncharacterized protein LOC131605679 — protein sequence MDKEGGYNNIPPLLDGSNYNWWKKYKEGNVSLKPEEDWSEEDDKLALEKSKALNALFNGVDKNVFKLINICTVAKDAWKILRITHECTSNVNMSILQPLISKFENLKMNDDETIQKYHMNILEIANAFSALGEKMSEENLVTKILRSLPRKLDMKVTVIEEAHDISTMKVDEIVGSLRTFASSTKDDLDTEEGLSNTIILLGK from the exons atggataAAGAAGGAGGATATAACAACATACCACCTCTGTTAGATGGATCAAATTATAACTGGTGGAAA AAGTACAAAGAGGGGAATGTGTCCTTAAAACCTGAAGAAGATTGGTCTGAAGAGGATGATAAATTGGCTCTTGAAAAATCCAAAGCTTtgaatgctttattcaatggagtGGACAAGAATGTTTTCAAGTTGATAAATATTTGTACTGTTGCCAAGGATGCTTGGAAAATCCTCAGAATAACTCATGAATGCACATCTAATGTGAATATGTCTATACTTCAGCCTCTCATTTCTAAATTTGAAAACTtgaagatgaatgatgatgagaCTATCCAGAAATATCATATGAATATTCTTGAAATAGCAAATGCATTTAGTGCCTTGGGAGAAAAGATGTCAGAAGAAAATCTTGTAACAAAAATTCTTAGGTCTCTACCTAGGAAATTGGACATGAAGGTAACAGTAATTGAAGAAGCTCATGACATCAGCACTATGAAGGTTGATGAAATTGTTGGCTCACTTCGAACTTTTGCATCCAGTACTAAAGATGATCTAGATACTGAGGAAGGATTGTCCAATACCATTATTTTACTTGGAAAATAA